A genomic window from Salvia hispanica cultivar TCC Black 2014 chromosome 5, UniMelb_Shisp_WGS_1.0, whole genome shotgun sequence includes:
- the LOC125187244 gene encoding uncharacterized protein LOC125187244 has protein sequence MASTSALSMALPLPRAGHNNAFLKGNALRPSKPAAPVSNPAATLQVKASLQEKAVAGLTAAALTASMVVPDVAEAASSASPSLNNFLLSIAAGGVVLTAILGAVIGVSNFDPVKRG, from the coding sequence ATGGCCTCAACTTCAGCTCTATCAATGGCGCTGCCGTTGCCCCGTGCCGGCCACAACAACGCCTTCCTCAAGGGAAACGCGCTCCGGCCCTCCAAGCCGGCCGCCCCGGTGTCCAACCCCGCCGCAACACTCCAAGTCAAAGCTTCCTTGCAGGAGAAGGCCGTGGCTGGATTGACCGCCGCCGCATTGACCGCTTCCATGGTTGTCCCCGACGTCGCCGAGGCAGCCAGCAGCGCCTCGCCCTCTCTCAACAACTTCTTGCTCAGCATCGCCGCCGGTGGCGTAGTGCTCACCGCCATTTTGGGGGCTGTGATCGGCGTCTCCAACTTCGACCCTGTCAAGCGGGGCTGA
- the LOC125187242 gene encoding mechanosensitive ion channel protein 10-like isoform X2, which translates to MKMNLFNTAAAAPAPAPAAAQLVIPAPSPDSKADMRRRPVTQSAYSKPKSRIAEPPFPSSLKPAAANSSPSPKPTPKTSAPITPRTPLMASMDDDDDDIDNNDDDVYNTDILKPQAAKRSRKWRAMLILEWIAFVSITTLLILSKTISKLDNEVQIWSLQLWKWCVLVLVIFCGHLFTEWATNLLVFLIERNFLLKKKVLYFLFALKKSVRIVVWLALILVAWVLLINRGVRRTRRESDILNKITRGIVSTLVGAVMWMVKTTLVKIVASNFHVKTYFDRIQESIFHQYILQALSGNPVWDGVSESYRSSGRLSFRKGVQQKGEQVINVDKLYKINREKVSAWTMGGLMNVIRNSDSLTMSEILDESVEEGGGGTVMITTEVEARAAANAIFKRVAKHGHKFIEEDDILRYMPKEEVDNVFPLFEGAAESRRIKKSAFRNWVVKAHNERKCLAVSLKDSKTAIEELNKIASCFVLVVIVIVWILLMEIATTSILVFISSQLLLVVFMFGNTAKTLFEAMIFVFVVHPFDVGDRCVIDGVQMSVDEMNILTTIFLKGNNEKVYYPNAILATKAISNYNRSPEMMGDAVEFAVDFTTSVESLASLRAKIKGYLESKPQQWSPHHSMQVKEIVDVNKMIIALYVTHTINFQNVGEAGNRRSDLVVELKKILEELGIKYRLLPQEVQISYV; encoded by the exons ATGAAAATGAACTTATTCAACACCGCCGCCGCAGCTCCGGCTCCAGCTCCAGCGGCGGCTCAGCTGGTCATCCCAGCTCCATCTCCAGACTCGAAGGCGGACATGCGCCGAAGACCGGTCACACAATCGGCTTACTCGAAGCCGAAATCACGAATCGCCGAGCCGCCGTTCCCGAGCAGCTTGAAGCCAGCCGCCGCCAATTCCTCTCCTTCGCCAAAGCCCACTCCAAAAACATCCGCCCCCATCACGCCGCGGACGCCCCTTATGGCCTCGATGgacgacgatgatgatgaCATTGACAACAACGATGACGACGTGTACAACACGGACATCCTCAAGCCCCAGGCCGCAAAGCGGAGCAGGAAGTGGAGGGCCATGCTCATTCTAGAATGGATTGCATTTGTGAGCATCACAACTCTGTTAATCCTGAGCAAAACGATAAGTAAGCTCGACAACGAGGTCCAGATATGGAGCTTGCAGCTCTGGAAGTGGTGCGTCCTTGTGCTGGTGATATTCTGCGGCCATCTCTTCACCGAGTGGGCGACCAACCTCCTCGTCTTCCTTATCGAGCGGAACTTCCTCCTCAAGAAGAAGGTGCTCTACTTCCTCTTCGCCCTCAAGAAGAGCGTGCGCATTGTCGTCTGGCTCGCCCTCATCCTCGTGGCGTGGGTGCTTCTCATCAACCGGGGGGTCAGGCGGACCAGAAGGGAATCCGACATCTTGAACAAGATCACCAGAGGGATTGTGTCCACTCTTGTGGGCGCAGTCATGTGGATGGTTAAGACAACGTTGGTTAAGATAGTCGCTTCCAATTTTCATGTCAAGACCTACTTTGATAGGATTCAGGAGTCGATTTTTCATCAGTACATACTTCAGGCGCTGTCGGGGAATCCCGTCTGGGATGGCGTGAGTGAGAGTTACAGGAGCAGCGGGCGGTTGAGTTTCAGGAAGGGGGTGCAGCAGAAAGGGGAGCAAGTGATTAATGTGGATAAACTGTACAAGATTAACAGGGAGAAGGTGTCTGCTTGGACTATGGGAGGGCTGATGAATGTGATAAGGAATTCCGACTCGCTTACCATGTCAGAGATTCTCGATGAGAGTGTCGAGGAAGGGGGAGGAGGCACGGTGATGATCACGACCGAGGTTGAGGCCAGGGCGGCTGCTAATGCCATATTCAAGAGAGTGGCCAAGCATGGACACAA ATTCATTGAAGAAGACGACATCCTTCGTTACATGCCTAAGGAAGAAGTTGATAACGTTTTCCCACTGTTCGAAGGGGCTGCAGAATCAAGAAGGATCAAGAAATCGGCCTTTAGAAATTGGGTG GTGAAGGCTCATAATGAGAGAAAATGCCTAGCCGTGTCTCTGAAAGACTCGAAAACAGCAATAGAGGAGCTAAACAAGATCGCTTCATGCTTTGTGCTGGTTGTGATTGTTATAGTCTGGATTCTTCTGATGGAGATTGCAACGACCTCCATTCTAGTCTTCATCTCGTCTCAGCTGTTGCTCGTAGTGTTCATGTTTGGAAACACGGCCAAAACATTGTTCGAAGCCATGATCTTCGTGTTTGTGGTGCACCCCTTTGACGTTGGTGATCGTTGTGTCATTGATGGCGTGCAG ATGTCTGTGGATGAAATGAATATCTTgacaacaatttttctcaaaGGCAACAATGAAAAGGTGTACTATCCTAATGCAATCTTGGCTACAAAAGCAATCAGCAACTATAACCGGAGCCCAGAGATGATGGGTGATGCTGTCGAGTTTGCTGTCGATTTCACCACTTCGGTTGAGAGCTTAGCATCCTTGAGGGCTAAAATTAAAGG ATATTTGGAGAGTAAGCCTCAGCAGTGGAGCCCCCATCACAGTATGCAAGTGAAAGAGATTGTGGATGTGAACAAGATGATAATTGCTCTGTATGTAACTCATACAATAAATTTCCAGAATGTTGGAGAGGCGGGAAACCGGAGATCGGATCTTGTTGTCGAGCTTAAGAAGATTCTGGAGGAGCTTGGCATCAAATACCGTCTTCTGCCTCAGGAAGTGCAGATTAGCTATGTTTAA
- the LOC125187242 gene encoding mechanosensitive ion channel protein 10-like isoform X1, with protein MESEISVGGKGGNLDVVLEIHSPKPEAENSKDNGDSESDIQMKMNLFNTAAAAPAPAPAAAQLVIPAPSPDSKADMRRRPVTQSAYSKPKSRIAEPPFPSSLKPAAANSSPSPKPTPKTSAPITPRTPLMASMDDDDDDIDNNDDDVYNTDILKPQAAKRSRKWRAMLILEWIAFVSITTLLILSKTISKLDNEVQIWSLQLWKWCVLVLVIFCGHLFTEWATNLLVFLIERNFLLKKKVLYFLFALKKSVRIVVWLALILVAWVLLINRGVRRTRRESDILNKITRGIVSTLVGAVMWMVKTTLVKIVASNFHVKTYFDRIQESIFHQYILQALSGNPVWDGVSESYRSSGRLSFRKGVQQKGEQVINVDKLYKINREKVSAWTMGGLMNVIRNSDSLTMSEILDESVEEGGGGTVMITTEVEARAAANAIFKRVAKHGHKFIEEDDILRYMPKEEVDNVFPLFEGAAESRRIKKSAFRNWVVKAHNERKCLAVSLKDSKTAIEELNKIASCFVLVVIVIVWILLMEIATTSILVFISSQLLLVVFMFGNTAKTLFEAMIFVFVVHPFDVGDRCVIDGVQMSVDEMNILTTIFLKGNNEKVYYPNAILATKAISNYNRSPEMMGDAVEFAVDFTTSVESLASLRAKIKGYLESKPQQWSPHHSMQVKEIVDVNKMIIALYVTHTINFQNVGEAGNRRSDLVVELKKILEELGIKYRLLPQEVQISYV; from the exons atggaaagtgaaatATCAGTGGGTGGAAAGGGCGGAAATTTAGATGTTGTTTTGGAGATTCACTCTCCCAAACCAGAAGCTGAAAATTCCAAAGACAATGGCGATTCCGAATCCGATATTCAGATGAAAATGAACTTATTCAACACCGCCGCCGCAGCTCCGGCTCCAGCTCCAGCGGCGGCTCAGCTGGTCATCCCAGCTCCATCTCCAGACTCGAAGGCGGACATGCGCCGAAGACCGGTCACACAATCGGCTTACTCGAAGCCGAAATCACGAATCGCCGAGCCGCCGTTCCCGAGCAGCTTGAAGCCAGCCGCCGCCAATTCCTCTCCTTCGCCAAAGCCCACTCCAAAAACATCCGCCCCCATCACGCCGCGGACGCCCCTTATGGCCTCGATGgacgacgatgatgatgaCATTGACAACAACGATGACGACGTGTACAACACGGACATCCTCAAGCCCCAGGCCGCAAAGCGGAGCAGGAAGTGGAGGGCCATGCTCATTCTAGAATGGATTGCATTTGTGAGCATCACAACTCTGTTAATCCTGAGCAAAACGATAAGTAAGCTCGACAACGAGGTCCAGATATGGAGCTTGCAGCTCTGGAAGTGGTGCGTCCTTGTGCTGGTGATATTCTGCGGCCATCTCTTCACCGAGTGGGCGACCAACCTCCTCGTCTTCCTTATCGAGCGGAACTTCCTCCTCAAGAAGAAGGTGCTCTACTTCCTCTTCGCCCTCAAGAAGAGCGTGCGCATTGTCGTCTGGCTCGCCCTCATCCTCGTGGCGTGGGTGCTTCTCATCAACCGGGGGGTCAGGCGGACCAGAAGGGAATCCGACATCTTGAACAAGATCACCAGAGGGATTGTGTCCACTCTTGTGGGCGCAGTCATGTGGATGGTTAAGACAACGTTGGTTAAGATAGTCGCTTCCAATTTTCATGTCAAGACCTACTTTGATAGGATTCAGGAGTCGATTTTTCATCAGTACATACTTCAGGCGCTGTCGGGGAATCCCGTCTGGGATGGCGTGAGTGAGAGTTACAGGAGCAGCGGGCGGTTGAGTTTCAGGAAGGGGGTGCAGCAGAAAGGGGAGCAAGTGATTAATGTGGATAAACTGTACAAGATTAACAGGGAGAAGGTGTCTGCTTGGACTATGGGAGGGCTGATGAATGTGATAAGGAATTCCGACTCGCTTACCATGTCAGAGATTCTCGATGAGAGTGTCGAGGAAGGGGGAGGAGGCACGGTGATGATCACGACCGAGGTTGAGGCCAGGGCGGCTGCTAATGCCATATTCAAGAGAGTGGCCAAGCATGGACACAA ATTCATTGAAGAAGACGACATCCTTCGTTACATGCCTAAGGAAGAAGTTGATAACGTTTTCCCACTGTTCGAAGGGGCTGCAGAATCAAGAAGGATCAAGAAATCGGCCTTTAGAAATTGGGTG GTGAAGGCTCATAATGAGAGAAAATGCCTAGCCGTGTCTCTGAAAGACTCGAAAACAGCAATAGAGGAGCTAAACAAGATCGCTTCATGCTTTGTGCTGGTTGTGATTGTTATAGTCTGGATTCTTCTGATGGAGATTGCAACGACCTCCATTCTAGTCTTCATCTCGTCTCAGCTGTTGCTCGTAGTGTTCATGTTTGGAAACACGGCCAAAACATTGTTCGAAGCCATGATCTTCGTGTTTGTGGTGCACCCCTTTGACGTTGGTGATCGTTGTGTCATTGATGGCGTGCAG ATGTCTGTGGATGAAATGAATATCTTgacaacaatttttctcaaaGGCAACAATGAAAAGGTGTACTATCCTAATGCAATCTTGGCTACAAAAGCAATCAGCAACTATAACCGGAGCCCAGAGATGATGGGTGATGCTGTCGAGTTTGCTGTCGATTTCACCACTTCGGTTGAGAGCTTAGCATCCTTGAGGGCTAAAATTAAAGG ATATTTGGAGAGTAAGCCTCAGCAGTGGAGCCCCCATCACAGTATGCAAGTGAAAGAGATTGTGGATGTGAACAAGATGATAATTGCTCTGTATGTAACTCATACAATAAATTTCCAGAATGTTGGAGAGGCGGGAAACCGGAGATCGGATCTTGTTGTCGAGCTTAAGAAGATTCTGGAGGAGCTTGGCATCAAATACCGTCTTCTGCCTCAGGAAGTGCAGATTAGCTATGTTTAA
- the LOC125187242 gene encoding mechanosensitive ion channel protein 10-like isoform X3: MESEISVGGKGGNLDVVLEIHSPKPEAENSKDNGDSESDIQMKMNLFNTAAAAPAPAPAAAQLVIPAPSPDSKADMRRRPVTQSAYSKPKSRIAEPPFPSSLKPAAANSSPSPKPTPKTSAPITPRTPLMASMDDDDDDIDNNDDDVYNTDILKPQAAKRSRKWRAMLILEWIAFVSITTLLILSKTISKLDNEVQIWSLQLWKWCVLVLVIFCGHLFTEWATNLLVFLIERNFLLKKKVLYFLFALKKSVRIVVWLALILVAWVLLINRGVRRTRRESDILNKITRGIVSTLVGAVMWMVKTTLVKIVASNFHVKTYFDRIQESIFHQYILQALSGNPVWDGVSESYRSSGRLSFRKGVQQKGEQVINVDKLYKINREKVSAWTMGGLMNVIRNSDSLTMSEILDESVEEGGGGTVMITTEVEARAAANAIFKRVAKHGHKFIEEDDILRYMPKEEVDNVFPLFEGAAESRRIKKSAFRNWVVKAHNERKCLAVSLKDSKTAIEELNKIASCFVLVVIVIVWILLMEIATTSILVFISSQLLLVVFMFGNTAKTLFEAMIFVFVVHPFDVGDRCVIDGVQMSVDEMNILTTIFLKGNNEKVYYPNAILATKAISNYNRSPEMMGDAVEFAVDFTTSVESLASLRAKIKGKPSKKLDVLATDSHGRFTNAVTYGPNSSAKIFGE; encoded by the exons atggaaagtgaaatATCAGTGGGTGGAAAGGGCGGAAATTTAGATGTTGTTTTGGAGATTCACTCTCCCAAACCAGAAGCTGAAAATTCCAAAGACAATGGCGATTCCGAATCCGATATTCAGATGAAAATGAACTTATTCAACACCGCCGCCGCAGCTCCGGCTCCAGCTCCAGCGGCGGCTCAGCTGGTCATCCCAGCTCCATCTCCAGACTCGAAGGCGGACATGCGCCGAAGACCGGTCACACAATCGGCTTACTCGAAGCCGAAATCACGAATCGCCGAGCCGCCGTTCCCGAGCAGCTTGAAGCCAGCCGCCGCCAATTCCTCTCCTTCGCCAAAGCCCACTCCAAAAACATCCGCCCCCATCACGCCGCGGACGCCCCTTATGGCCTCGATGgacgacgatgatgatgaCATTGACAACAACGATGACGACGTGTACAACACGGACATCCTCAAGCCCCAGGCCGCAAAGCGGAGCAGGAAGTGGAGGGCCATGCTCATTCTAGAATGGATTGCATTTGTGAGCATCACAACTCTGTTAATCCTGAGCAAAACGATAAGTAAGCTCGACAACGAGGTCCAGATATGGAGCTTGCAGCTCTGGAAGTGGTGCGTCCTTGTGCTGGTGATATTCTGCGGCCATCTCTTCACCGAGTGGGCGACCAACCTCCTCGTCTTCCTTATCGAGCGGAACTTCCTCCTCAAGAAGAAGGTGCTCTACTTCCTCTTCGCCCTCAAGAAGAGCGTGCGCATTGTCGTCTGGCTCGCCCTCATCCTCGTGGCGTGGGTGCTTCTCATCAACCGGGGGGTCAGGCGGACCAGAAGGGAATCCGACATCTTGAACAAGATCACCAGAGGGATTGTGTCCACTCTTGTGGGCGCAGTCATGTGGATGGTTAAGACAACGTTGGTTAAGATAGTCGCTTCCAATTTTCATGTCAAGACCTACTTTGATAGGATTCAGGAGTCGATTTTTCATCAGTACATACTTCAGGCGCTGTCGGGGAATCCCGTCTGGGATGGCGTGAGTGAGAGTTACAGGAGCAGCGGGCGGTTGAGTTTCAGGAAGGGGGTGCAGCAGAAAGGGGAGCAAGTGATTAATGTGGATAAACTGTACAAGATTAACAGGGAGAAGGTGTCTGCTTGGACTATGGGAGGGCTGATGAATGTGATAAGGAATTCCGACTCGCTTACCATGTCAGAGATTCTCGATGAGAGTGTCGAGGAAGGGGGAGGAGGCACGGTGATGATCACGACCGAGGTTGAGGCCAGGGCGGCTGCTAATGCCATATTCAAGAGAGTGGCCAAGCATGGACACAA ATTCATTGAAGAAGACGACATCCTTCGTTACATGCCTAAGGAAGAAGTTGATAACGTTTTCCCACTGTTCGAAGGGGCTGCAGAATCAAGAAGGATCAAGAAATCGGCCTTTAGAAATTGGGTG GTGAAGGCTCATAATGAGAGAAAATGCCTAGCCGTGTCTCTGAAAGACTCGAAAACAGCAATAGAGGAGCTAAACAAGATCGCTTCATGCTTTGTGCTGGTTGTGATTGTTATAGTCTGGATTCTTCTGATGGAGATTGCAACGACCTCCATTCTAGTCTTCATCTCGTCTCAGCTGTTGCTCGTAGTGTTCATGTTTGGAAACACGGCCAAAACATTGTTCGAAGCCATGATCTTCGTGTTTGTGGTGCACCCCTTTGACGTTGGTGATCGTTGTGTCATTGATGGCGTGCAG ATGTCTGTGGATGAAATGAATATCTTgacaacaatttttctcaaaGGCAACAATGAAAAGGTGTACTATCCTAATGCAATCTTGGCTACAAAAGCAATCAGCAACTATAACCGGAGCCCAGAGATGATGGGTGATGCTGTCGAGTTTGCTGTCGATTTCACCACTTCGGTTGAGAGCTTAGCATCCTTGAGGGCTAAAATTAAAGG GAAGCCTAGCAAGAAGCTTGATGTCCTGGCAACTGATAGTCATGGCAGGTTCACTAATGCTGTAACTTACGGACCCAATTCTTCTGCTAAG ATATTTGGAGAGTAA
- the LOC125191234 gene encoding PHD finger protein ALFIN-LIKE 5-like: MEVGAHNSPRTVEEVFRDFKGRRIGLIKALTTDVEEFFQRCDPEKENLCLYGFPTEQWEVNLPAEEVPPELPEPALGINFARDGMQEKDWLALVAVHSDAWLLSVAFYFGARFGFDKADRKRLFNMINDLPTIFEVVTGASKMQFKDKLGATTHSGNKSKPNLKMEKMSKPPSKDESEGLDEEEEDEEEEHGDTLCGACGENYAQDEFWICCDICERWFHGKCVKITPARAEHIKQYKCPTCSNKRARP, translated from the exons ATGGAGGTTGGCGCGCACAACAGCCCTCGCACTGTGGAAGAGGTCTTCCGAGATTTCAAGGGTAGGCGTATTGGCTTGATCAAAGCTCTCACCACCG aTGTTGAAGAATTTTTTCAACGCTGCGATCCTG AGAAGGAGAATCTATGCCTTTATGGATTTCCTACCGAGCAGTGGGAAGTTAATCTACCTGCTGAGGAGGTGCCTCCGGAGCTACCAGAGCCTGCTTTAGGTATAAACTTTGCCAGAGATGGCATGCAAGAGAAAGACTGGTTGGCTCTAGTTGCTGTCCACAGCGATGCATGGCTACTTTCTGTTGCTTTCTATTTTGGTGCAAGATTTGGTTTTGACAAAGCTGACAG GAAACGCCTATTCAATATGATAAACGATCTTCCTACAATTTTTGAGGTTGTGACTGGGGCTTCAAAGATGCAGTTCAAAGATAAATTGGGTGCCACAACTCACAGTGGAAACAAATCTAAGCCAAActtaaaaatg GAAAAAATGTCCAAGCCCCCATCAAAGGATGAGAGTGAGGGATTAGAcgaagaggaggaggatgaggaggaggagcatGGTGATACGTTGTGTGGAGCATGTGGAGAAAACTACGCACAGGACGAGTTCTGGATCTGCTGTGACATATGTGAGAGATGGTTCCATGGGAAATGCGTGAAGATAACGCCTGCTAGGGCCGAGCACATCAAGCAATACAAATGCCCGACGTGCTCTAATAAAAGAGCACGGCCTTGA